One genomic region from Cyclopterus lumpus isolate fCycLum1 chromosome 20, fCycLum1.pri, whole genome shotgun sequence encodes:
- the idi1 gene encoding isopentenyl-diphosphate Delta-isomerase 1 isoform X2, whose protein sequence is MPEITDNLDQKQVQLLSEMCIVIDENDQKIGEDTKKNCHLNSNIDKGLLHRAFSVFIFNSEDKLLLQQRSDAKITFPGCFTNTCCSHPLHTDGEREEKEAIGVRRAAQRRLKAELGIPMEQVTPDEMTYLTRIHYKAQSDGVWGEHEIDYILFMQKNVDLSPDPNEIKSHCYVSKEELKEMLEKAKRKELEITPWFSLIAETFLFKWWDDLQNLKNFMDHKNIHRM, encoded by the exons ATGCCTGAGATAACAGATAACCTGGACCAGAAGCAGGTCCAGCTGCTGTCGGAGATGTGCATCGTCATCGACGAGAACGACCAGAAGATTGGcgaggacacaaagaaaaactgCCACTTGAACTCAAACATTGACAAAG GTTTATTGCACAGAGCCTTCAGCGTGTTCATTTTCAACAGCGAAGACAAGCTGCTCTTACAACAGAGGTCTGATGCCAAAATCACATTTCCAG GCTGTTTCACAAACACATGCTGCAGTCACCCTTTGCATACTGACGGTGAGCGGGAGGAGAAGGAAGCAATCGGAGTGAGGAGAGCTGCTCAGAGGAGACTTAAAGCTGAACTTGGGATCCCCATGGaacag GTGACACCAGATGAAATGACTTACCTGACAAGGATCCACTACAAGGCCCAGTCAGACGGCGTGTGGGGAGAACACGAGATTGACTACATCCTCTTCATGCAGAAG aACGTGGATTTGAGCCCGGACCCCAATGAGATTAAGAGCCACTGCTATGTGAgcaaggaggagctgaaggagatgcTAGAGAAGGCCAAGCGCAAAGAACTGGAGATCACACCCTGGTTCAGCCTCATTGCAGAGACCTTCCTCTTCAAGTGGTGGGACGACCTACAGAACCTTAAGAATTTCATGGATCACAAAAACATCCACCGCATGTAG
- the idi1 gene encoding isopentenyl-diphosphate Delta-isomerase 1 isoform X1, producing the protein MVRGVWAVLRTVSCEGAAKLKSNVPRACRTAALPHRSTYEPVTSCYRAISSEVRHLRSAVRMPEITDNLDQKQVQLLSEMCIVIDENDQKIGEDTKKNCHLNSNIDKGLLHRAFSVFIFNSEDKLLLQQRSDAKITFPGCFTNTCCSHPLHTDGEREEKEAIGVRRAAQRRLKAELGIPMEQVTPDEMTYLTRIHYKAQSDGVWGEHEIDYILFMQKNVDLSPDPNEIKSHCYVSKEELKEMLEKAKRKELEITPWFSLIAETFLFKWWDDLQNLKNFMDHKNIHRM; encoded by the exons ATGGTGCGGGGCGTGTGGGCGGTGCTCCGAACGGTGTCTTGCGAGGGAGCCGCTAAGCTGAAATCAAACGTACCTCGCGCGTGCAGAACTGCTGCACTACCGCACCGGTCTACCTACGAGCCTGTCACTTCCTGCTACAGAGCTATATCAAG CGAGGTGAGGCACCTACGGTCTGCGGTCAGAATGCCTGAGATAACAGATAACCTGGACCAGAAGCAGGTCCAGCTGCTGTCGGAGATGTGCATCGTCATCGACGAGAACGACCAGAAGATTGGcgaggacacaaagaaaaactgCCACTTGAACTCAAACATTGACAAAG GTTTATTGCACAGAGCCTTCAGCGTGTTCATTTTCAACAGCGAAGACAAGCTGCTCTTACAACAGAGGTCTGATGCCAAAATCACATTTCCAG GCTGTTTCACAAACACATGCTGCAGTCACCCTTTGCATACTGACGGTGAGCGGGAGGAGAAGGAAGCAATCGGAGTGAGGAGAGCTGCTCAGAGGAGACTTAAAGCTGAACTTGGGATCCCCATGGaacag GTGACACCAGATGAAATGACTTACCTGACAAGGATCCACTACAAGGCCCAGTCAGACGGCGTGTGGGGAGAACACGAGATTGACTACATCCTCTTCATGCAGAAG aACGTGGATTTGAGCCCGGACCCCAATGAGATTAAGAGCCACTGCTATGTGAgcaaggaggagctgaaggagatgcTAGAGAAGGCCAAGCGCAAAGAACTGGAGATCACACCCTGGTTCAGCCTCATTGCAGAGACCTTCCTCTTCAAGTGGTGGGACGACCTACAGAACCTTAAGAATTTCATGGATCACAAAAACATCCACCGCATGTAG